The Pseudomonas parafulva genome includes a window with the following:
- a CDS encoding HAMP domain-containing methyl-accepting chemotaxis protein, protein MNSWFANISVNLKLGLGFGLVLILTGLLALVGWTSLGGLIDRSNWMSDIGQLNKDLTDLRIARLQYMIANGDDAAAANTLAKLDTFSKQQAYLEHTFKSPENVKLLGELGDIISAYKVSLSKMRQGYDASRAARAAMTRAGNQADQAMEALSQEVMARPEADSVRLAQYQLISKARQQLMQVRIDVRGYIADNTADNEQAALRQLDAALAVVDSLKRELSGPSERVQQLERAVTDYREATRQFRDAVATITSARAEMTVQGADIVKHSDALYKIQLERRDVESSQARTLQTIATLLALLVGIVAAVLITRQITRPLQDTLAAVEKIASGDLTQQLHVTRRDELGVLQQGIARMGTTLRELIGGIRDGVTQIASAAEELSAVTEQTSAGANSQKVETDQVATAMHEMAATVQEVARNAEQASQAATGADGEARAGDRVVGEAICQIERLAQDMHRSTEAMTALQQESQKIGSVMDVIKSVAEQTNLLALNAAIEAARAGEAGRGFAVVADEVRGLAQRTQKSTEEIEELIASLQNGTQQVANAMQGSRALTDSSVELARKAGESLENITGTVSSIQSMNQQIAAAAEQQSAVAEEISRSILNVRDVSEQTASASDETAASSVELARLGGELQMLVSRFRV, encoded by the coding sequence ATGAACAGCTGGTTTGCCAATATCAGCGTCAACCTCAAACTCGGCCTGGGCTTCGGCCTGGTGCTGATCCTGACCGGCCTGCTGGCCCTGGTGGGCTGGACGAGCCTGGGCGGTCTCATCGACCGCAGCAACTGGATGAGCGACATCGGCCAGTTGAACAAGGACCTTACCGACCTGCGTATCGCCCGCCTGCAATACATGATCGCCAACGGCGATGACGCCGCTGCTGCCAACACCTTGGCCAAGCTCGACACCTTCAGCAAGCAGCAGGCTTACCTGGAGCACACGTTCAAGAGCCCTGAAAACGTCAAGTTGCTGGGCGAACTGGGCGACATCATCAGCGCCTACAAGGTATCGCTGTCCAAGATGCGCCAGGGCTATGACGCCAGCCGTGCCGCCCGCGCCGCCATGACCCGCGCCGGTAACCAGGCTGACCAAGCCATGGAGGCATTGAGCCAGGAAGTCATGGCTCGCCCAGAGGCCGACAGCGTGCGCCTTGCGCAGTACCAGCTGATCAGCAAGGCCCGCCAGCAACTGATGCAGGTGCGTATCGATGTACGCGGCTACATCGCCGACAACACGGCGGACAATGAACAAGCGGCTCTGCGCCAGCTCGATGCGGCGCTTGCGGTGGTCGATAGTCTCAAGCGTGAGCTGTCCGGCCCAAGCGAGCGGGTGCAACAGCTCGAGCGCGCAGTCACCGACTACCGTGAAGCTACGCGTCAATTCCGCGATGCCGTGGCCACCATTACCAGTGCGCGCGCCGAGATGACGGTTCAGGGCGCGGACATCGTCAAGCACAGCGATGCGCTGTACAAGATCCAGCTGGAGCGTCGCGACGTCGAAAGCAGCCAGGCGCGCACCTTGCAGACCATCGCCACCCTGCTGGCATTGCTGGTGGGCATCGTGGCAGCCGTCCTGATCACCCGGCAGATCACCCGGCCGTTGCAGGACACCCTGGCCGCGGTTGAGAAAATCGCCAGCGGTGACCTGACCCAGCAGTTGCATGTCACCCGCCGCGACGAGCTGGGGGTGCTGCAGCAAGGCATTGCCCGCATGGGCACGACCCTGCGCGAGCTGATCGGCGGCATTCGCGATGGCGTGACCCAGATCGCCAGCGCTGCCGAGGAGCTGTCAGCCGTGACCGAACAGACCAGTGCCGGTGCCAACAGCCAGAAAGTCGAAACCGACCAAGTGGCTACGGCGATGCACGAGATGGCCGCCACGGTTCAGGAAGTGGCGCGCAATGCCGAACAGGCTTCGCAGGCGGCCACAGGTGCCGATGGCGAAGCGCGGGCCGGGGATCGGGTGGTGGGCGAGGCAATCTGCCAGATCGAGCGCCTGGCGCAGGACATGCACCGCTCCACCGAGGCCATGACCGCGTTGCAGCAGGAAAGCCAGAAAATCGGCAGCGTCATGGACGTGATCAAGTCGGTGGCCGAGCAGACCAACCTGCTGGCCCTCAACGCGGCCATCGAGGCGGCGCGTGCGGGTGAAGCCGGGCGCGGTTTTGCCGTGGTGGCAGACGAAGTGCGCGGGCTGGCTCAGCGTACGCAGAAGTCGACCGAGGAAATCGAAGAGCTGATCGCCAGCCTGCAGAATGGCACCCAGCAGGTGGCCAATGCCATGCAGGGCAGCCGCGCCTTGACCGACAGCAGCGTCGAACTGGCGCGCAAGGCGGGTGAGTCGCTGGAGAACATCACAGGCACCGTGTCGAGCATCCAGTCGATGAACCAGCAGATTGCCGCTGCGGCCGAGCAGCAGAGCGCGGTGGCTGAAGAGATCAGCCGCAGCATCCTGAATGTGCGCGATGTGTCGGAGCAGACGGCCTCGGCCAGCGACGAGACGGCGGCGTCGAGCGTTGAGCTGGCGCGGCTTGGGGGTGAGTTGCAAATGCTGGTCAGCCGGTTCCGGGTTTGA
- a CDS encoding neutral zinc metallopeptidase has protein sequence MEWRKGRRSDNVVDARGAGGGGMRFGGGKGLGLGAILLIVGIGWLTGQDPLQILGQLTGQMQQQAPAVTDGKAPPANDQQAEFVASVLGDTEDTWQALFAQSGKQYRDPKLVLFSGQVNSACGFATAAVGPFYCPADQQVYLDMSFFREMETRFSAAGDFAQAYVIAHEIGHHVQTLLGVSAKVDAARRSGQRMEGSNGLLVRQELQADCFAGVWAYQAQKRLNWLEPGDVEEALNAANAIGDDRLQQQGQGRVVPDSFTHGTSAQRVRWFKAGFAQGDVDSCDTFSARNL, from the coding sequence ATGGAATGGCGAAAAGGCCGGCGTAGCGACAATGTGGTCGATGCACGGGGCGCAGGTGGCGGTGGCATGCGCTTTGGCGGTGGCAAAGGATTGGGGCTTGGCGCCATCTTGCTGATTGTCGGGATCGGCTGGCTGACGGGCCAGGATCCCTTGCAGATCCTCGGTCAACTGACTGGCCAGATGCAGCAGCAAGCGCCTGCCGTGACCGATGGCAAGGCGCCACCGGCCAATGACCAGCAGGCAGAATTCGTCGCCTCCGTATTGGGCGACACCGAAGACACCTGGCAAGCCCTGTTCGCCCAGTCCGGCAAACAGTACAGGGACCCCAAGCTGGTGCTGTTCAGTGGTCAGGTGAATTCTGCCTGCGGCTTTGCCACCGCGGCGGTCGGGCCGTTCTACTGCCCGGCGGATCAGCAGGTGTACCTGGACATGTCGTTCTTCCGGGAAATGGAAACACGCTTCTCGGCTGCCGGCGACTTCGCCCAGGCGTACGTGATCGCCCATGAAATCGGCCACCACGTGCAGACCCTGCTTGGCGTCTCGGCCAAGGTGGATGCGGCAAGACGCAGCGGCCAGCGCATGGAAGGCAGCAATGGCCTGCTGGTGCGCCAGGAACTGCAAGCTGACTGTTTTGCTGGCGTGTGGGCCTACCAGGCACAAAAACGCCTGAACTGGTTGGAACCTGGCGATGTGGAGGAAGCGCTCAATGCCGCCAATGCCATCGGTGACGACCGGCTGCAGCAACAAGGTCAAGGGCGCGTGGTGCCCGACTCGTTCACCCACGGCACCTCGGCGCAACGCGTACGCTGGTTCAAGGCCGGGTTCGCTCAAGGCGACGTCGACAGCTGCGACACCTTCAGCGCGCGTAATCTCTGA
- the ggt gene encoding gamma-glutamyltransferase, protein MRSVPFQYLALAAALLGSSSVYAVALEGGAVAAPDQYGAQVAADILKKGGNAVDAAVATAFTLAVTYPEAGNIGGGGFMTLFVDGKPYFLDYREVAPKAATRNMYLDDKGEVIENLSLVGARAAGVPGTVMGLWEAHRKFGKLPWSELLTPAIGYAKNGFKVADKQYQYRNDAQGMFKTATNFNDYFGSMKVGELFKQPEMAQTLERIADKGVSEFYQGKTADLLVAQMQADKGLITKQDLKDYKAVWREPMAVSWRGNVVYTAPPPSSGGVALAQLLGIKEDRAADFKGVAHNSAQYIHLLAEIEKRVFADRADYLGDPAFTKVPVDQLVAKDYLAKRAAQVNPKAISATDKVKPGLEPHQTTHFSIVDKAGNAVSNTYTLNLDYGSGVVVKGAGFLLNDEMDDFSAKPGAANAFGVIGGDANAIEPGKRMLSSMSPSLMTRDGKVELVIGTPGGSRIFTSIFQVMNNLYDYGMPLDKAVAAQRVHHQLLPKDTIYFDSYAPLTGQVAADLNKMGYVLEDQGWEMGDIQAIRVNGQTLETASDPRGRGVGMVVK, encoded by the coding sequence ATGCGTAGCGTCCCTTTCCAGTACCTGGCTCTGGCAGCCGCGCTGTTGGGCAGCTCATCGGTGTACGCCGTTGCCCTGGAGGGCGGGGCTGTCGCCGCGCCTGATCAGTACGGCGCCCAGGTAGCCGCCGATATCCTGAAAAAAGGCGGCAACGCGGTCGATGCCGCGGTAGCCACCGCATTCACGCTGGCAGTCACTTACCCCGAGGCCGGCAACATTGGCGGTGGTGGTTTCATGACGTTGTTCGTGGACGGCAAGCCCTATTTCCTCGACTACCGTGAAGTGGCGCCCAAGGCGGCCACGCGCAACATGTACCTGGATGACAAGGGCGAAGTGATCGAGAACCTGAGCCTGGTGGGGGCCCGTGCTGCGGGCGTACCAGGCACGGTGATGGGCTTGTGGGAGGCCCATCGCAAGTTCGGCAAGCTGCCATGGAGCGAGCTGCTGACACCGGCCATCGGCTACGCCAAAAACGGCTTCAAGGTCGCGGACAAGCAGTATCAGTACCGCAACGATGCCCAGGGCATGTTCAAGACCGCCACCAACTTCAACGACTACTTCGGCAGCATGAAGGTCGGTGAGCTGTTCAAACAACCCGAGATGGCCCAGACCCTCGAGCGCATCGCCGACAAGGGCGTGAGCGAGTTCTACCAGGGTAAGACCGCCGACCTGCTGGTGGCGCAGATGCAGGCCGATAAGGGGCTGATCACCAAGCAGGACCTGAAGGACTACAAGGCCGTGTGGCGCGAGCCAATGGCCGTCAGCTGGCGCGGCAATGTGGTGTACACCGCGCCTCCGCCCAGTTCCGGTGGGGTTGCCCTGGCCCAGCTGTTGGGCATCAAGGAGGACCGTGCCGCCGATTTCAAGGGTGTGGCGCACAACTCTGCGCAGTACATCCACCTGTTGGCCGAGATTGAAAAGCGCGTCTTCGCCGATCGGGCCGACTACCTTGGCGACCCGGCTTTTACAAAAGTGCCCGTGGACCAGTTGGTGGCCAAGGATTACCTGGCTAAGCGCGCAGCGCAGGTCAATCCCAAGGCCATTTCCGCCACCGATAAGGTCAAGCCAGGGCTGGAGCCGCACCAGACCACGCATTTCTCCATCGTCGACAAGGCCGGCAATGCAGTCAGCAACACCTACACGCTCAACCTCGATTACGGCAGTGGCGTGGTGGTCAAGGGGGCCGGGTTCCTGCTCAATGACGAGATGGACGACTTCAGCGCCAAGCCAGGTGCTGCCAATGCGTTCGGCGTAATCGGTGGCGATGCCAATGCCATCGAGCCGGGCAAGCGCATGCTGTCTTCAATGAGCCCCAGCCTCATGACCCGTGACGGCAAGGTGGAGCTGGTGATCGGCACGCCGGGTGGGTCGCGTATTTTCACCTCGATTTTCCAGGTGATGAACAACCTGTACGACTACGGCATGCCGCTGGACAAGGCAGTGGCTGCGCAGCGGGTGCACCACCAGTTGCTGCCCAAGGACACGATCTATTTCGACAGCTATGCGCCGCTGACCGGGCAGGTGGCCGCTGATCTGAACAAGATGGGTTATGTGTTGGAGGACCAAGGCTGGGAGATGGGCGACATCCAGGCCATTCGGGTCAATGGACAGACGCTTGAGACCGCGTCCGACCCACGTGGTCGTGGGGTAGGGATGGTAGTGAAGTGA
- the trmA gene encoding tRNA (uridine(54)-C5)-methyltransferase TrmA: MSAAFDPSAYDAQLQDKAARLRALLAPFGAPEPAVFDSPRAHYRLRAEFRLWREDGQRHYAMFAPGEKHKAILIDDFPIASERINDLMPRLKAAWQASEALSNRLFQVEFLTTLAGDAMVTLCYHRPLDEAWEVAARQLAEDLGVSLVGRSKGKRLVIGRDYAVEKLDVAGRVFSYRQPEGAFTQPNGAVNQKMLSWAFEAIGERDDDLLELYCGNGNFTLPLATRVRQVLATEISKTSVNAALSNLAENAVDNVRLVRLSAEELTQALNEVRPFRRLEGIDLKSYAFGTVFVDPPRAGMDPDTCELTRRFERILYISCNPETLAANIAQLHDTHRIERCALFDQFPYTHHMESGVLLVRR; the protein is encoded by the coding sequence ATGAGTGCTGCATTCGACCCTAGCGCCTACGACGCGCAACTGCAGGATAAGGCCGCCCGCTTGCGTGCGCTGCTGGCCCCCTTTGGTGCGCCAGAGCCTGCCGTGTTCGACTCGCCGCGCGCGCACTATCGTCTGCGTGCGGAGTTCCGCCTGTGGCGCGAGGACGGCCAGCGCCACTATGCGATGTTCGCCCCTGGCGAGAAGCACAAGGCTATCCTGATCGACGATTTTCCGATTGCCAGCGAGCGCATCAACGACCTGATGCCGCGCCTGAAGGCGGCCTGGCAGGCCAGCGAGGCATTGAGCAATCGCCTGTTCCAGGTGGAATTCCTCACCACCCTGGCCGGTGATGCGATGGTCACCCTGTGCTACCACCGCCCGCTGGACGAAGCGTGGGAAGTGGCTGCGCGGCAACTGGCTGAAGACCTGGGAGTGAGCCTTGTCGGCCGCTCCAAGGGCAAGCGCCTGGTCATCGGCCGTGACTATGCGGTTGAAAAGCTCGACGTGGCCGGCCGTGTGTTCAGCTATCGCCAGCCTGAAGGTGCATTCACCCAGCCTAACGGCGCCGTGAACCAAAAGATGCTGAGCTGGGCCTTCGAGGCCATTGGCGAGCGCGATGACGACCTGCTCGAGCTGTACTGCGGCAACGGCAACTTCACCTTGCCGCTGGCCACCCGGGTGCGCCAGGTGCTGGCCACGGAGATCAGCAAGACCTCGGTCAATGCTGCACTGAGCAACCTGGCCGAAAACGCTGTGGATAACGTGCGGCTGGTGCGCTTGTCGGCTGAAGAACTGACCCAGGCGCTGAACGAGGTGCGCCCGTTCCGCCGCCTGGAAGGCATCGATCTGAAAAGCTACGCATTCGGCACGGTCTTCGTCGATCCGCCGCGCGCCGGCATGGACCCGGACACCTGCGAGCTGACCCGGCGCTTCGAGCGGATCCTGTACATTTCGTGCAACCCGGAAACACTCGCGGCGAACATTGCCCAGCTCCACGATACCCACCGGATCGAGCGTTGCGCGTTGTTCGATCAGTTCCCCTACACCCACCACATGGAAAGCGGTGTGCTGCTGGTGCGGCGCTGA
- a CDS encoding IS3 family transposase (programmed frameshift), with product MRRYSKQFKLSAIQAFLDRGYGFRHVAAQFQMDPTLLRRWVAAYRTHGQASLEKTGRHYSAEFKLAVLHHKWREDLSLRATSALYNLGNSTLVRSWEEQYYSGGHQPRPPRKKPVITAMPKAPSKSEDVSSTPTEQLTREQLLTRLAQLEAENAYLKKLEARRGEGEEEDSQEKTRLVAALRKLYPLAWLLKAAHLSRSTYYYQLGVLEAGDRCASLKTLIQDISHRHRGRYGYRRVTSTLRSEGQSVNSKKVRRLMAELDLKCTVRPKRYKSYRGLMGEAAPNILKRDFRADQPNQKWVTDVTEFKVAGEKLYLSPIMDLYNGEIVAYRTDSRPRFTLVGEMLETAINRLPANSRPLLHSDQGWHYRYPDYCKRLKEAGLEQSMSRKGNCLDNAAMESFFGTLKSEYFHRERFASVAELKAGLDEYIHYYNHDRIKMKLNGLSPVAYRTQAEIG from the exons ATGCGCAGGTATTCAAAGCAGTTCAAGCTGTCAGCCATTCAGGCCTTTCTTGATCGCGGGTATGGCTTTCGCCATGTTGCCGCACAGTTCCAAATGGATCCGACGCTCCTTCGTCGCTGGGTCGCGGCCTACCGTACGCACGGTCAGGCCAGTCTGGAGAAAACAGGCCGCCATTACAGCGCCGAGTTCAAGCTCGCTGTTCTTCATCATAAATGGCGCGAAGACCTTTCGTTGCGTGCCACGTCAGCGCTTTACAACCTCGGCAATTCCACACTGGTTCGCAGTTGGGAGGAACAGTATTACAGTGGCGGACATCAACCCCGACCGCCCCGTAAGAAGCCAGTGATTACCGCGATGCCTAAAGCACCCAGCAAGTCTGAAGACGTTTCATCCACGCCTACTGAGCAACTCACTCGTGAGCAGTTGCTGACAAGGCTAGCCCAGCTCGAAGCGGAGAACGCCTATCTAAAAAAGCTCGAG GCTAGACGAGGAGAAGGCGAAGAAGAAGATAGCCAGGAAAAAACCCGGCTAGTCGCGGCGCTACGTAAGCTTTACCCGCTTGCCTGGCTGCTCAAAGCAGCTCATTTGTCGCGCAGCACTTATTATTACCAGCTCGGCGTGCTCGAGGCTGGGGATCGGTGTGCCTCGCTCAAAACGTTGATACAAGACATCAGCCACCGGCACCGCGGCCGCTACGGGTATCGGCGAGTCACCTCTACGCTGCGTAGCGAAGGGCAATCGGTTAACAGTAAGAAGGTACGCCGTCTGATGGCCGAACTGGACCTGAAATGTACAGTGCGCCCCAAGAGGTACAAATCTTATCGGGGGCTAATGGGCGAAGCCGCCCCCAACATCCTTAAGCGCGACTTCCGCGCAGACCAGCCAAATCAAAAGTGGGTAACGGATGTTACCGAGTTCAAAGTGGCAGGTGAGAAGCTATACCTTTCTCCGATCATGGATCTTTATAACGGCGAGATCGTTGCCTATCGTACCGACTCCCGACCCCGATTTACCTTGGTAGGCGAAATGTTGGAGACAGCAATCAATAGGCTACCAGCTAACAGCCGGCCGCTCTTGCACTCAGATCAAGGCTGGCATTATCGATACCCTGACTACTGCAAGCGGTTGAAAGAAGCAGGGCTTGAACAGAGCATGTCACGCAAGGGCAACTGCCTGGACAACGCGGCGATGGAAAGCTTTTTTGGGACGCTCAAATCGGAGTACTTCCACCGTGAGCGCTTCGCAAGCGTGGCTGAGCTTAAGGCGGGGTTGGATGAATACATCCATTATTACAACCATGATCGAATCAAAATGAAGCTCAACGGCCTGAGCCCTGTGGCTTACAGGACTCAGGCTGAGATAGGCTAA
- a CDS encoding LysR family transcriptional regulator, with the protein MKTRSEELQVFVAVIDGGSISAAAAQMGQTPSAVSRTLARLEAKLGTTLVNRTTRRMDLTEEGRFFLEQARQVLRQMDELEERLAMNRQTPTGRLRVNAATPFMLHAIVPWIGEFRQQYPGIELALNTDDLIIDLLEHSTDVAIRIGELADSSLHARNLGCSPVQVLASPVYLRRHGTPQRVEDLADHCLLGFSQPETLNQWPLRHAQGEHWTIRPTLVASSGETLRQLALAGEGIVSLSHFMTHEDIRSGRLQVVLPQANNGHRQPIHAVYYRNTQLALRIQCFLDFIQRKLAIYACSVA; encoded by the coding sequence GTGAAAACCCGATCCGAAGAACTCCAGGTGTTCGTCGCCGTCATCGACGGTGGGTCTATCTCTGCAGCGGCCGCGCAGATGGGCCAGACGCCCTCGGCAGTCAGCCGAACCCTGGCGCGCCTGGAGGCCAAGCTGGGCACCACGCTGGTCAACCGGACCACCCGGCGCATGGACCTGACCGAGGAAGGACGGTTCTTTCTCGAACAGGCAAGGCAGGTGCTGCGACAGATGGACGAGCTGGAAGAGCGCCTGGCGATGAACCGGCAGACGCCCACCGGTCGCCTGCGGGTCAACGCGGCCACGCCATTCATGCTTCACGCCATCGTGCCCTGGATAGGCGAGTTCCGGCAGCAGTACCCCGGCATCGAGTTGGCGCTCAACACCGATGACCTGATCATCGACTTGCTTGAGCACAGTACCGACGTGGCCATCCGCATTGGCGAGCTGGCCGATTCCAGCCTGCACGCGCGCAACCTGGGTTGCAGCCCGGTGCAGGTACTCGCCAGCCCGGTTTATCTGAGGCGTCACGGCACACCGCAGCGGGTCGAGGATCTGGCCGATCACTGCCTGCTTGGCTTCAGCCAACCCGAGACGCTGAACCAATGGCCTCTGCGCCATGCTCAGGGCGAGCACTGGACCATTCGGCCCACGCTGGTCGCGTCCAGCGGCGAGACGCTGCGCCAGCTGGCGCTGGCCGGGGAGGGCATCGTCAGCCTGTCGCACTTCATGACCCACGAAGACATTCGCAGCGGCCGTCTTCAGGTCGTGCTGCCCCAGGCCAATAACGGCCACCGTCAGCCCATCCATGCGGTGTACTACCGCAATACCCAACTGGCCCTGCGCATTCAATGCTTCCTGGATTTCATCCAGCGCAAGTTGGCGATCTACGCCTGTTCAGTTGCCTGA